In the genome of Planctomycetota bacterium, one region contains:
- a CDS encoding DUF1080 domain-containing protein, whose protein sequence is MKSLRGAKRWAGLLVLVALGLAAGCRETPTGPSPAPAADAEGWESLFDPGAPGLGRWEVTRFGGQGDVRVEDGRIILGMGPADLTGITWTEDPLRMNYEVALEAMRVDGSDFFCGLTVPVRYSCVTLIVGGWGGSLVGLSSFNDMDASENETTRILSFANGRWYRIRMRITETKIEAWIDDEQVIDAEPGERKISVRSEVELSQPLGIAAWRTKAAIRNIRVRSLPQ, encoded by the coding sequence ATGAAAAGTCTTCGCGGCGCAAAGCGATGGGCGGGCCTGCTTGTCTTGGTTGCGCTCGGCCTCGCGGCGGGGTGCCGGGAGACGCCGACCGGTCCGTCTCCGGCGCCCGCGGCCGACGCGGAGGGATGGGAAAGCCTGTTCGATCCCGGCGCGCCGGGACTCGGCCGATGGGAGGTGACCCGGTTCGGCGGCCAGGGGGACGTGCGGGTCGAGGACGGCCGGATTATCCTTGGCATGGGCCCGGCGGACCTGACGGGCATCACGTGGACCGAGGATCCGTTGCGGATGAACTACGAGGTGGCGCTGGAGGCGATGCGGGTGGACGGGAGCGACTTTTTCTGCGGTCTGACGGTTCCCGTGCGGTATTCGTGCGTGACGCTCATCGTCGGCGGATGGGGCGGATCGCTGGTCGGTCTGTCGTCGTTCAACGACATGGACGCCTCGGAGAACGAGACGACGCGGATACTCTCGTTCGCCAACGGCCGGTGGTACCGGATTCGGATGCGCATCACGGAGACGAAGATCGAGGCGTGGATCGACGACGAGCAAGTCATCGACGCCGAGCCGGGCGAGCGGAAGATCTCCGTCCGTTCGGAGGTGGAACTTTCGCAGCCGCTCGGCATCGCGGCGTGGCGGACGAAGGCGGCCATTC